One Deltaproteobacteria bacterium DNA window includes the following coding sequences:
- a CDS encoding transposase produces the protein MGPQQIVAWTEENFHLGDRRRARALGEFAWALIAAGVVSFAAIGRAVVGAAREASSIARVFHFCHNLKIDPKLVQQALFRVLVLVPGAGKLVASRLHVLLSMDWHQFDNGDESSLRVSLLVGSRAIPLLWYDVKSCNLKGRQRAIEDEALEDLVRLQPAGFIWVLLLDTGFRCSKRIRRMKEVFRFVQRTNCSVQVSGPTFCWTEPRNLDVVLGQLVDFGWVEWCRTDPVEVRLVATYVKVPQKRRRRRTIKKHQSKRRNDSWFLLTNLPAELFPALQVVLYYARRFECEHNFRDIKNASLGMNMEHVHLLAPETYERLMCIVAVASALLWLFGSEAEANGWASQLSPSRPKEPRRILSLVNVGQQKASSVRRPIRVLIRRHLLPALESVHTLVGPNWVYPSQPNLVLKGVVWRPEHHNDEHRACSRKRAPRCPGGRVDLVDIGGQSQEVHQIAA, from the coding sequence ATGGGACCGCAACAGATTGTTGCATGGACGGAAGAGAATTTCCACCTTGGGGATCGCCGGCGCGCGAGGGCCCTTGGCGAGTTTGCCTGGGCTCTCATCGCAGCCGGCGTGGTTAGCTTTGCGGCCATTGGCAGGGCGGTCGTCGGTGCTGCCAGGGAGGCGAGCAGCATTGCCCGGGTCTTCCATTTTTGTCACAACCTCAAGATCGACCCCAAGCTCGTTCAGCAGGCGCTGTTTCGGGTCTTGGTGCTTGTGCCGGGCGCCGGCAAGCTGGTCGCCTCGAGGCTGCACGTTTTGCTCTCGATGGACTGGCACCAGTTCGATAACGGGGACGAAAGTAGCCTGCGGGTCAGTCTCTTGGTGGGCAGTCGAGCCATCCCGCTGTTGTGGTACGACGTGAAGAGCTGCAACTTGAAAGGTAGACAAAGGGCTATCGAAGATGAGGCGTTGGAGGACCTAGTCCGGCTACAGCCAGCGGGGTTTATCTGGGTGCTGCTGTTGGACACGGGTTTCCGCTGTTCGAAGCGGATCCGACGCATGAAAGAGGTGTTCCGGTTTGTCCAGCGAACCAACTGCAGCGTCCAAGTCAGCGGGCCCACGTTTTGCTGGACGGAGCCGCGGAACTTGGACGTTGTCTTGGGGCAGTTGGTCGACTTTGGGTGGGTCGAGTGGTGCCGCACAGACCCGGTGGAAGTCCGCTTGGTGGCCACCTACGTGAAGGTGCCCCAGAAACGCAGACGGCGCAGGACAATCAAGAAGCATCAAAGCAAGCGCCGGAACGACAGCTGGTTCCTGCTGACGAATCTCCCTGCCGAACTCTTTCCAGCCCTACAGGTCGTTCTCTACTACGCGCGTAGGTTTGAGTGCGAGCACAATTTCAGAGACATCAAGAACGCCAGCCTCGGCATGAACATGGAGCACGTACACTTGCTGGCTCCCGAGACCTATGAGCGCTTGATGTGCATCGTTGCCGTGGCCTCGGCTCTCCTGTGGCTCTTTGGCTCCGAGGCTGAAGCGAACGGCTGGGCGAGCCAGCTCTCGCCAAGCCGGCCAAAGGAACCTCGCCGCATTCTCTCTCTCGTGAACGTCGGTCAGCAAAAGGCCTCCAGTGTGAGGCGGCCGATTCGTGTTCTGATTCGCAGGCACCTACTTCCGGCTCTCGAAAGTGTCCACACCCTCGTTGGTCCCAACTGGGTATACCCCAGCCAACCCAATCTGGTGCTCAAGGGGGTGGTCTGGCGTCCTGAACACCACAACGACGAGCACCGCGCCTGCAGCAGGAAAAGGGCTCCACGCTGCCCGGGGGGCAGAGTCGACTT